A genomic stretch from Actinomycetota bacterium includes:
- the glgX gene encoding glycogen debranching protein GlgX, translating into MTAAPEPVWPGQPRPLGATWDGEGTNFAVFAEGADAVDLALFDQTGVERRLRLPEVTAHTWHGYVPEVGPGQRYGFRVHGAYDPERGERRNPDKLLLDPYARAIEGVVDWDDSVFGYRVGGDDLHRDERDSSPHVPRSVVVHDPFPWGDDRRPGVPWADTIIYEAHVRGFTMRHPDVPPHQRGSYAAMGSEPVVAHLQRLGVTTLELLPVHQFVSEHHLVSMGLTNYWGYNSIGFFAPEARYSSTGTRGQQVSEFKAMVRNLHAAGIEVILDVVYNHTAEGNHMGPTLSFRGLDNTSYYRTVDSNRRFYMDYTGTGNTLNARHPQVLALIMDSLRYWVEEMHVDGFRFDLASALARSFHEVDRLSAFFDLIHQDPVVSRVKLIAEPWDVGEGGYQVGNFPVLWTEWNGRYRDTMRDFWRGARTGVADIAYRLTGSSDLYQSDGRRPYASINFVTCHDGFTLHDLVSYNDKHNEANGEGNRDGTSDNRSWNCGEEGPADDLEVRHLRERQKRNLLASLLLSAGVPMLLAGDELGRTQQGNNNAYCQDNEISWVDWELGQDQEALVEFTRAVIALRRDHPVFRRRKFFQGQAIHGSGVKDIGWFTPDGHEMDETHWRAPDISTLGVFLNGEELPDLGPRGQRMVDASYLLLLNGGTEPALFTLPGDPWAKEYELVADTGLAYVRPSGADAPTYLAGEELSMTSRSLAVLRRRA; encoded by the coding sequence ATGACGGCCGCTCCAGAGCCCGTGTGGCCGGGGCAGCCCCGTCCGCTGGGCGCGACCTGGGACGGCGAGGGCACCAACTTCGCCGTCTTCGCCGAGGGGGCCGACGCCGTCGACCTGGCCCTGTTCGACCAGACCGGGGTCGAGCGGCGCCTGCGCCTGCCCGAGGTCACCGCCCACACCTGGCACGGCTACGTGCCCGAGGTCGGCCCCGGCCAGCGCTACGGCTTCCGGGTCCACGGCGCCTACGACCCGGAGCGGGGGGAGCGCCGCAACCCGGACAAGCTGCTGCTCGACCCCTACGCCCGGGCCATCGAGGGGGTGGTCGACTGGGACGACTCGGTGTTCGGCTACCGGGTCGGCGGCGACGACCTGCACCGCGACGAGCGCGACAGCAGCCCGCACGTGCCCAGGTCGGTGGTGGTCCACGACCCGTTCCCATGGGGGGACGACCGCCGCCCAGGAGTGCCCTGGGCGGACACGATCATCTACGAGGCCCACGTCCGCGGGTTCACCATGCGCCACCCCGATGTCCCACCGCACCAGCGCGGGAGCTACGCCGCCATGGGCTCGGAGCCGGTCGTCGCCCACCTCCAGCGTCTCGGGGTGACGACCCTGGAGCTGCTCCCGGTCCACCAGTTCGTGTCCGAGCACCACCTGGTCAGCATGGGGCTGACCAACTACTGGGGCTACAACTCGATCGGCTTCTTCGCCCCCGAGGCCCGCTACTCGTCCACCGGCACCCGCGGCCAGCAGGTGAGCGAGTTCAAGGCGATGGTCCGCAACCTGCACGCGGCCGGGATCGAGGTGATCCTCGACGTCGTCTACAACCACACCGCCGAGGGCAACCACATGGGCCCGACGCTGTCGTTCCGGGGCCTGGACAACACCTCCTACTACCGGACGGTCGACTCCAACCGGCGCTTCTACATGGACTACACCGGCACCGGCAACACCCTGAATGCCCGCCACCCGCAGGTGCTGGCCCTGATCATGGACTCGCTGCGCTACTGGGTCGAGGAGATGCACGTCGACGGGTTCCGCTTCGACCTGGCCAGCGCCCTGGCCCGCAGCTTCCACGAGGTCGACCGCCTGTCGGCCTTCTTCGACCTGATCCACCAGGACCCGGTGGTGAGCCGGGTCAAGCTGATCGCCGAGCCCTGGGACGTGGGCGAGGGCGGCTACCAGGTGGGCAACTTCCCGGTGCTGTGGACCGAGTGGAACGGCCGCTACCGCGACACCATGCGCGACTTCTGGCGCGGCGCCCGCACCGGGGTGGCCGACATCGCCTACCGGCTCACCGGCTCCAGCGACCTGTACCAGTCCGACGGCCGCCGGCCGTACGCCAGCATCAACTTCGTCACCTGCCACGACGGGTTCACCCTGCACGACCTGGTCAGCTACAACGACAAGCACAACGAGGCCAACGGCGAGGGCAACCGGGACGGCACCAGCGACAACCGCTCCTGGAACTGCGGCGAGGAGGGCCCGGCCGACGACCTGGAGGTCCGGCACCTGCGCGAGCGCCAGAAGCGGAACCTCCTGGCCAGCCTGCTGCTGTCGGCCGGGGTGCCGATGCTGCTGGCCGGCGACGAGCTCGGCCGCACCCAGCAGGGCAACAACAACGCCTACTGCCAGGACAACGAGATCTCCTGGGTCGACTGGGAGCTGGGCCAGGACCAGGAGGCGCTGGTCGAGTTCACCCGGGCGGTGATCGCCCTGCGCCGCGACCACCCGGTGTTCCGGCGGCGCAAGTTCTTCCAGGGCCAGGCCATCCACGGCTCGGGGGTCAAGGACATCGGCTGGTTCACCCCCGACGGGCACGAGATGGACGAGACCCACTGGCGGGCCCCGGACATCTCCACCCTGGGGGTGTTCCTGAACGGCGAGGAGCTGCCCGACCTGGGACCGCGCGGCCAGCGGATGGTCGACGCCAGCTACCTGCTGCTGCTCAACGGCGGCACCGAGCCGGCCCTGTTCACCCTGCCCGGCGACCCCTGGGCCAAGGAGTACGAGCTGGTCGCCGACACCGGCCTGGCCTACGTCCGCCCGTCGGGGGCCGACGCCCCCACCTACCTGGCCGGCGAGGAATTGAGCATGACGTCGCGGAGCCTGGCCGTGCTGCGCAGGCGGGCATGA
- a CDS encoding ABC transporter permease encodes MSQPALEEQFEPGAGESIEAARARSSWELFRSRFMKDKAAVAGAVVIVILILLALAAPLFARLTGHGPNELFDEMRDPVFGLPLGPNAEFWFGADSVGRDLFVRVMYGARTSLTVAFVATGLAAVIGISLGMLAGYRGGAADTFISRAADIVLAMPILLFAIGIATVCSVTAQGCVGGLLKPGLSLVIGIIAIFTWPNMARLVRGQVLSLREREFIEASRSLGAGSGRIMFRELLPNLVAPIVVYATLIIPNNIIFEAALSFLGVGVPQTTPSWGRMLAEVASGQLFTVAWWMMVFPGIFLLLTTLSFNLVGDGLRDALGPSERS; translated from the coding sequence GTGAGCCAACCAGCTCTCGAGGAACAGTTCGAACCCGGTGCGGGAGAGTCGATCGAGGCCGCGCGGGCCCGCTCCTCCTGGGAGCTGTTCCGCTCGCGCTTCATGAAGGACAAGGCCGCCGTCGCCGGGGCGGTCGTGATCGTCATCCTGATCCTGCTCGCGCTGGCCGCCCCCCTGTTCGCCCGCCTGACCGGCCACGGCCCCAACGAGCTCTTCGACGAGATGCGGGACCCGGTCTTCGGGCTCCCCCTGGGGCCGAACGCCGAGTTCTGGTTCGGCGCCGACTCGGTCGGCCGGGACCTGTTCGTCCGGGTCATGTACGGGGCGCGCACGTCGCTGACGGTCGCCTTCGTGGCCACCGGCCTGGCCGCGGTGATCGGCATCAGCCTCGGCATGCTCGCCGGCTACCGCGGCGGCGCCGCCGACACGTTCATCTCCCGGGCGGCCGACATCGTCCTCGCCATGCCGATCCTGCTGTTCGCCATCGGCATCGCGACCGTCTGCTCGGTGACCGCCCAGGGCTGCGTCGGCGGCCTGCTGAAACCCGGCCTGAGCCTGGTGATCGGCATCATCGCCATCTTCACCTGGCCGAACATGGCCAGGCTGGTGCGCGGCCAGGTGCTGTCGCTGCGGGAGCGCGAGTTCATCGAGGCGTCCCGGTCCCTGGGGGCCGGCAGCGGCCGGATCATGTTCCGCGAGCTGCTTCCCAACCTGGTCGCCCCGATCGTCGTGTACGCCACCCTGATCATTCCCAACAACATCATCTTCGAGGCGGCGCTCTCGTTCCTCGGGGTCGGGGTGCCGCAGACGACGCCGTCCTGGGGGCGGATGCTGGCCGAGGTGGCGAGCGGGCAGCTGTTCACCGTGGCCTGGTGGATGATGGTCTTCCCGGGGATCTTCCTGCTGCTCACCACCTTGTCGTTCAACCTCGTGGGTGACGGGTTGCGGGACGCCCTCGGACCCTCGGAACGGTCCTGA
- a CDS encoding ABC transporter substrate-binding protein, producing the protein MGKRRQRLRLVGLALALALVAAACGGGDDEGGGDQQQATAEKGGVLRTATTDFGFTNGFDPTGEYLGSAFTLYGALVRTLVSYKHIAGPPGNELFPDLATAIPEPADGGLSYTFKLKPNVKFAPPLDRAITSKDIAYAFQRINTQPLAAQYGVYYFGVIEGMDGKAKSAATKVSGIETPDDQTITFRLTRPTGDFLYRLAMPATGAIPEEVAKCHTKAGDYGRYMISSGPYMIQGSDQLDVSSCDAQKPISGFDPSKNLYMVRNPNYDQATDETRTNYVDGIKIDVNTNLDDIFNKVDTGALDTSFTDDPPPTLLQRYSADQAKKNLIHVNEGDRTWYITMNWATPPFDDINVRKAVNQVMDKAGMLQAWGGGIAGQIATHIMPPNVLNGQLTAEYNPYASEGNRGDEAKAKELMKQSKYDTNKDGLCDGAKCTGLVMINRNVAPWTAMEPVVVESLAKIGIKVTARELASSAAYTTIQTVKNMIPIALNAGWGKDYPDPYSFAAPLFTKEALIPTGNTNYALVGLDQAKAEELGVDIPSGAQIPNVDADVNRCQEIVEVEARTTCFVDLDKKLMEQVVPWVPYLWNSVIVITNPSVTKYEFDQFSTEMSITEIAVSNKETLS; encoded by the coding sequence ATGGGCAAGAGACGACAGCGTCTTCGTTTGGTGGGACTTGCCCTGGCCCTGGCCCTGGTGGCCGCGGCCTGTGGCGGCGGTGACGACGAGGGCGGCGGCGACCAGCAGCAGGCCACCGCCGAGAAGGGCGGCGTGCTGCGCACGGCGACGACCGACTTCGGCTTCACCAACGGCTTCGACCCGACCGGTGAGTACCTCGGCTCGGCGTTCACGCTCTACGGCGCGCTGGTCCGCACCCTGGTCAGCTACAAGCACATCGCCGGCCCCCCCGGGAACGAGCTGTTCCCGGATCTGGCCACCGCGATCCCGGAGCCGGCCGACGGCGGGCTCAGCTACACGTTCAAGCTGAAGCCCAACGTCAAGTTCGCGCCGCCGCTGGACCGGGCGATCACCTCCAAGGACATCGCCTACGCGTTCCAGCGCATCAACACCCAGCCGCTGGCCGCCCAGTACGGCGTCTACTACTTCGGCGTCATCGAGGGCATGGACGGCAAGGCCAAGAGCGCCGCGACCAAGGTCTCGGGGATCGAGACGCCCGACGACCAGACGATCACCTTCCGGCTGACCAGGCCGACCGGTGACTTCCTGTACCGCCTGGCCATGCCGGCCACCGGGGCCATCCCCGAGGAGGTCGCCAAGTGCCACACCAAGGCCGGCGACTACGGGCGCTACATGATCTCCTCCGGGCCCTACATGATCCAGGGCTCCGACCAGCTCGACGTCTCCAGCTGCGACGCGCAGAAGCCGATCTCCGGCTTCGACCCGAGCAAGAACCTGTACATGGTCCGCAACCCCAACTACGACCAGGCGACCGACGAGACCCGGACCAACTACGTCGACGGCATCAAGATCGACGTCAACACCAACCTGGACGACATCTTCAACAAGGTCGACACGGGCGCCCTGGACACCTCGTTCACCGACGACCCGCCGCCGACCCTGCTGCAGCGGTACTCGGCCGACCAGGCCAAGAAGAACCTGATCCACGTCAACGAAGGCGACCGCACCTGGTACATCACGATGAACTGGGCCACGCCCCCGTTCGACGACATCAACGTGCGCAAGGCCGTCAACCAGGTGATGGACAAGGCGGGGATGCTGCAGGCCTGGGGCGGCGGCATCGCCGGCCAGATCGCCACCCACATCATGCCGCCGAACGTCCTCAACGGTCAGCTCACGGCCGAGTACAACCCCTACGCCTCGGAGGGCAACCGGGGTGACGAGGCCAAGGCCAAGGAGTTGATGAAGCAGTCGAAGTACGACACCAACAAGGACGGTCTCTGCGACGGCGCCAAGTGCACCGGCCTGGTGATGATCAACCGCAACGTGGCCCCCTGGACCGCCATGGAGCCGGTGGTTGTCGAGAGCCTGGCCAAGATCGGCATCAAGGTGACCGCCCGCGAGCTCGCCTCCAGCGCCGCCTACACCACCATCCAGACCGTCAAGAACATGATCCCGATCGCGCTGAACGCCGGCTGGGGCAAGGACTACCCCGACCCCTACTCGTTCGCGGCGCCGCTGTTCACCAAGGAGGCGCTCATCCCGACTGGCAACACCAACTACGCGCTGGTCGGGCTCGACCAGGCGAAGGCGGAGGAGCTAGGCGTCGACATCCCCTCCGGAGCCCAGATCCCGAACGTGGACGCCGACGTGAACCGCTGCCAGGAGATCGTCGAGGTCGAGGCCCGGACCACCTGCTTCGTCGACCTGGACAAGAAGCTCATGGAGCAGGTTGTCCCATGGGTGCCCTACCTGTGGAACTCGGTGATCGTCATCACCAACCCGAGCGTGACCAAGTACGAGTTCGACCAGTTCTCGACCGAGATGTCCATCACCGAGATCGCGGTGAGCAACAAGGAGACCCTCTCCTAG
- the malQ gene encoding 4-alpha-glucanotransferase → MTLDELRRIAEARGVATRFTDAANQTYEVSQATLEAVLDAMGPPPGRAVWPPVVVARSGQRAGWSPPAGEPVTLVLEGGQERPVPVGLPGDLPPGWHRLEGRTGATTLVVAPGRCHLPQALDDGGRAWGWAAQLYAVRSRRSWGMGDLGDLAGLLAATAPLGAGFALLNPFHAALPGEPSPYNPSSRVFRNPLYLRVEDVPELAGLDPEARARVEALAAAGRDLLDRDRIDRVAVYRLKDAALRLAYAATDRVPGRRDGLAAYRAATPNLERYAVFCALQHLHGDDWRAWPAAYRHPGRPEVAEAGAGHAEEAGYHAWLQWLLDQQLAAARPAEGQLGVVNDLAIGFAPDGFDAWSFQDELAAGMSVGAPPDPLGRHGQDWGLPAFVPDRLAAGGYGPFAQTIRAGMAHAAGLRIDHVMGLFRLFWIPEGAEPAQGTYVRYPADDLLGVLALESHRAAALVVGEDLGTVEPGVRERLAAEGVLSYRLAWFEHDHAGRRRRAADYPRLALAATTTHDLPTVAGFFTGSDLDHLFDIGVATPGGQEQADQEEQRDSLCRLLEDEGLLAPGERSVEAIVAALYGFLARTPAMLVAATLEDAVEAPDRPNVPGTIDQRPNWSLPLPVLLDDLAADPRVRRLAAILSVQADQATARS, encoded by the coding sequence ATGACGCTCGACGAGCTCCGCCGGATCGCCGAAGCGCGCGGAGTCGCCACCCGGTTCACCGACGCCGCCAACCAGACGTACGAGGTCTCGCAGGCCACCCTCGAGGCCGTGCTCGACGCCATGGGCCCCCCGCCGGGCCGGGCGGTCTGGCCCCCGGTGGTGGTCGCCCGCAGCGGCCAGCGGGCCGGCTGGAGCCCCCCGGCGGGCGAGCCGGTCACGCTGGTGCTGGAGGGCGGCCAGGAGCGGCCGGTCCCGGTCGGGCTGCCCGGCGACCTGCCCCCGGGCTGGCACCGGCTGGAGGGCCGGACCGGCGCCACCACCCTGGTGGTCGCGCCCGGACGCTGCCACCTGCCGCAGGCGCTGGACGACGGGGGCCGTGCCTGGGGCTGGGCCGCCCAGCTCTACGCCGTCCGCTCGCGCCGCAGCTGGGGCATGGGCGACCTCGGCGACCTGGCCGGGCTGCTGGCGGCCACGGCGCCCTTGGGCGCCGGGTTCGCGCTGCTCAATCCCTTCCACGCCGCCCTGCCGGGTGAGCCGAGCCCCTACAACCCCTCCAGCCGGGTGTTCCGCAACCCCCTCTACCTGCGGGTCGAGGACGTGCCCGAGCTGGCCGGGCTCGACCCGGAGGCGCGGGCCCGGGTGGAGGCCCTGGCCGCCGCCGGCCGCGACCTGCTCGACCGGGACCGGATCGACCGGGTGGCCGTGTACCGGCTGAAGGATGCGGCCCTGCGCCTCGCCTACGCGGCCACGGACCGGGTCCCGGGCCGCCGCGACGGGCTGGCCGCCTACCGGGCCGCCACCCCGAACCTGGAGCGGTACGCCGTCTTCTGCGCCCTCCAGCACCTCCACGGCGACGACTGGCGGGCCTGGCCCGCCGCCTACCGCCATCCCGGCCGCCCCGAGGTGGCCGAGGCCGGCGCCGGCCACGCCGAGGAGGCCGGCTACCACGCCTGGCTCCAGTGGCTGCTCGACCAGCAGCTGGCCGCCGCCCGGCCGGCCGAGGGTCAGCTCGGGGTGGTGAACGACCTGGCCATCGGCTTCGCCCCCGACGGCTTCGACGCCTGGTCGTTCCAGGACGAGCTGGCCGCCGGGATGTCGGTCGGCGCCCCGCCCGACCCGCTGGGCCGGCACGGCCAGGACTGGGGCCTGCCGGCGTTCGTGCCCGACCGCCTCGCCGCCGGCGGCTACGGGCCGTTCGCCCAGACCATCCGGGCCGGCATGGCCCATGCCGCCGGCCTGCGCATCGACCACGTGATGGGCCTGTTCCGCCTGTTCTGGATCCCCGAGGGGGCCGAGCCGGCGCAGGGCACCTACGTCCGCTACCCGGCCGACGACCTCCTCGGGGTCCTGGCCCTGGAGAGCCACCGGGCGGCGGCCCTGGTGGTGGGCGAGGACCTGGGCACGGTCGAGCCCGGGGTGCGGGAGCGGCTGGCCGCCGAGGGGGTGCTCTCCTACCGGCTGGCCTGGTTCGAGCACGACCACGCCGGCCGCCGGCGGCGGGCGGCCGACTACCCCCGGCTCGCCCTGGCCGCCACCACCACCCACGACCTGCCCACCGTGGCCGGGTTCTTCACCGGCAGCGACCTGGACCACCTCTTCGACATCGGGGTGGCCACGCCCGGCGGCCAGGAGCAGGCCGACCAGGAGGAACAGCGGGACAGCCTGTGCCGGCTGCTGGAGGACGAGGGCCTGCTCGCCCCCGGCGAGCGGTCGGTCGAGGCGATCGTGGCCGCCCTGTACGGCTTCCTTGCCCGGACCCCGGCCATGCTGGTCGCGGCCACCCTCGAGGACGCGGTCGAGGCCCCCGACCGGCCCAACGTCCCCGGCACCATCGACCAGCGGCCGAACTGGTCTCTGCCCCTGCCCGTCCTGCTCGACGACCTGGCCGCCGACCCGCGGGTCCGGCGCCTCGCCGCCATCCTCTCTGTGCAGGCTGATCAAGCGACGGCCCGAAGCTGA